One Brassica napus cultivar Da-Ae chromosome C2, Da-Ae, whole genome shotgun sequence DNA window includes the following coding sequences:
- the LOC106429846 gene encoding probable pectinesterase/pectinesterase inhibitor 61 has product MRYYNIHRAFLIIFVPLTNLNFDLNQNQKKKTSTMGYGRLGQSGSAHPSQKDLATSLPEIQKKTKTKLILCTLAVLVVAAVCFGIFAGIRSIGSDRHEPKLNRKPTQEISRTCSKAQYTSLCIDTLLDFPGSSTADENQLLHISFNATLQSFSKALYSSSKISYTQMPPRVRSAYDSCLELLDDSVDALSRALSSVVISSSGNDESHSDVMTWLSSAMTNHDTCTDGFEGVGNGEVKDQVVGAVKGLAEMVSNCLALFSGNVKDLNGVTVVNRKLLGAEETEKFPSWLKRGDRELLGTPATAIQADITVSKDGNGTVKTIAEAIKKAPEQSSRRFVIYVKSGRYEEDNLKVGRKKTNLMFIGDGKGKTVITGGKSIADDLTTFHTATFAATGAGFIVKDITFENYAGPSKHQAVALRVGGDHAVVYRCSIIGYQDTLYVHSNRQFFRECDIYGTVDFIFGNAAVILQSCNIYARKPMPQQKITITAQNRKDPNQNTGISIHACKLLATADLEASKGSFPTYLGRPWKLYARVVYMMSDMDDHINPRGWLEWNGPFALDTLY; this is encoded by the exons ATGCGCTATTATAATATTCATAGAGCCTTCCTCATCATCTTTGTCCCCTTAACAAACCTTAACTTCGAtctaaaccaaaaccaaaaaaaaaaaactagcacAATGGGTTACGGTAGGCTCGGACAGTCAGGTTCGGCACACCCGAGCCAGAAAGACCTTGCCACGTCACTCCCGGAGATACAAAAGAAAACTAAGACGAAGCTCATTCTCTGCACTTTAGCAGTTCTGGTCGTTGCAGCGGTCTGCTTTGGTATCTTTGCCGGCATCCGATCCATAGGTTCGGATCGACATGAACCTAAACTAAACCGTAAACCGACCCAGGAAATCTCCCGAACCTGTAGCAAAGCACAATACACGAGCCTCTGCATCGACACGCTTCTTGATTTTCCGGGATCTTCAACCGCCGACGAGAACCAGCTCCTCCACATCTCTTTTAACGCGACGCTTCAGAGTTTCAGCAAAGCACTTTACTCATCGTCGAAGATCTCGTACACTCAGATGCCTCCACGTGTACGTTCTGCTTACGACTCTTGCCTCGAGCTGCTCGACGACTCAGTCGACGCGCTCTCACGTGCCCTCTCCTCCGTCGTCATCTCTTCCTCCGGTAACGATGAGTCTCACTCCGATGTGATGACGTGGCTCAGCTCAGCGATGACCAACCACGACACTTGTACGGACGGGTTCGAAGGTGTCGGCAACGGAGAAGTGAAGGATCAAGTGGTCGGAGCGGTGAAGGGTTTGGCGGAGATGGTGAGCAACTGCTTGGCGTTATTCTCCGGCAATGTCAAGGATTTAAACGGAGTTACGGTCGTGAACAGGAAGTTACTTGGCGCAGAAGAAACCGAGAAGTTTCCGAGTTGGTTGAAGAGAGGAGACAGAGAGCTTCTCGGTACTCCGGCGACGGCGATCCAAGCGGATATCACGGTGTCGAAAGACGGTAACGGCACGGTTAAGACAATCGCAGAGGCGATCAAGAAAGCGCCGGAGCAAAGTAGCCGACGATTCGTCATCTACGTCAAATCCGGAAGGTACGAAGAAGATAATCTCAAGGTTGGTCGGAAAAAAACAAACTTGATGTTCATCGGAGACGGCAAGGGTAAAACGGTCATAACCGGTGGAAAAAGCATCGCCGATGACCTCACTACTTTTCACACCGCCACTTTCG CCGCGACGGGAGCTGGGTTTATAGTGAAAGACATAACGTTTGAGAACTACGCCGGACCATCTAAGCACCAGGCCGTGGCACTTCGTGTCGGCGGAGACCACGCGGTGGTTTACCGTTGCAGCATTATCGGTTACCAAGACACTCTCTATGTACATTCTAACCGACAGTTTTTCCGCGAATGCGACATTTATGGAACGGTTGACTTTATATTCGGGAACGCAGCTGTGATCTTACAGAGCTGTAACATCTATGCGCGTAAGCCAATGCCTCAGCAGAAAATCACCATCACGGCTCAGAACCGAAAAGACCCGAACCAGAACACGGGGATATCGATCCACGCTTGCAAGTTACTAGCCACGGCGGATCTTGAAGCCTCTAAAGGTAGTTTTCCGACGTATCTTGGCCGTCCGTGGAAATTATACGCTAGAGTTGTGTACATGATGTCGGATATGGACGATCACATTAACCCGAGAGGATGGTTGGAGTGGAACGGTCCGTTTGCGTTGGACACGTTGTACTAA